One stretch of Natronobacterium gregoryi SP2 DNA includes these proteins:
- a CDS encoding thiamine pyrophosphate-binding protein, with amino-acid sequence MRVSEAVIDRLVENGIDTLFGIPGKQTLPLNEAVDERNDVEFVMARHETAVSHQAWGYAETSGEMAATVVIPGPGDMNAMNGLKNAKNDCTPVLHVAVETEPELRGGDGIHETPPDTYENVVKENITVQTPQSTIAELERAIDVARTPPNGPVRIGIPKNFLPMDVSLAEPGRDGPTSGGGVPAETISAGASLLADAKAPIVIAGGGVRASGASDELRSLAERLEAPVVTTYKGKGVFPDDHELSAGTLCGGSGTAIKTCLAEADAALGVGTDFDAVTTKGWSIDVPDDLVHVTLEATDVGTGYEPTVSIVADAGRTLSALEDELAGREIANRDGGERARRTRNAIADRLSELAAVDEPPVTSVSALEALREAIPRDSVVAVDAGGFRLWALVAFEAYAPRDYVNPGSWATMGTGVPSAIGAAVANPDQDIVAITGDGGLMMCVHELHTIADEGLDVTVVVLDNDDYAIISEEAERSYRMDAGEYGWSETPIDFQSVAGGMGLETRRAETPAEIAETVGDAIGTAGPVLVEIPTDPYEPQSGVWMNES; translated from the coding sequence ATGCGAGTCAGCGAGGCGGTCATCGACCGGCTGGTGGAAAACGGTATCGACACGTTGTTTGGCATCCCTGGCAAGCAGACGCTGCCGCTGAACGAGGCTGTCGACGAACGGAACGACGTCGAGTTTGTGATGGCGCGCCACGAGACGGCTGTCTCCCATCAGGCGTGGGGGTATGCCGAAACGAGCGGGGAGATGGCCGCGACCGTCGTCATCCCCGGCCCGGGCGACATGAACGCGATGAACGGGCTCAAGAACGCGAAAAACGACTGTACGCCGGTACTACACGTCGCTGTGGAGACCGAACCCGAGCTCCGTGGCGGCGACGGCATCCACGAGACGCCGCCCGATACCTACGAGAACGTCGTCAAAGAGAACATCACGGTACAGACGCCCCAGAGCACGATCGCCGAACTCGAGCGGGCGATCGATGTCGCACGGACGCCGCCGAACGGCCCGGTCCGGATCGGTATCCCGAAGAACTTCTTGCCGATGGACGTCTCGCTTGCCGAACCCGGACGGGACGGGCCGACGTCGGGCGGCGGGGTCCCTGCGGAGACGATTTCGGCGGGGGCGTCGTTGCTCGCGGACGCCAAAGCACCGATCGTCATCGCGGGTGGCGGCGTTCGCGCGTCGGGTGCGAGTGACGAACTGCGTTCGCTTGCAGAGCGGCTCGAGGCTCCCGTCGTGACGACGTACAAGGGAAAGGGCGTGTTCCCCGACGATCACGAACTGTCTGCAGGGACTCTCTGTGGCGGAAGTGGGACGGCTATCAAGACGTGTCTCGCCGAGGCAGACGCGGCGCTGGGCGTCGGCACCGACTTCGACGCGGTGACGACGAAAGGGTGGTCGATCGACGTTCCCGACGACCTCGTCCACGTTACGCTCGAGGCCACAGATGTCGGCACGGGCTACGAGCCGACGGTGTCGATCGTCGCCGACGCGGGACGGACGCTGTCGGCGCTCGAGGACGAGCTCGCCGGTCGCGAGATTGCGAACCGGGATGGGGGCGAACGTGCTCGGCGGACGCGGAATGCGATCGCAGACCGACTCTCGGAGTTGGCTGCGGTCGACGAGCCACCAGTGACATCGGTCAGTGCCCTCGAAGCGCTTCGAGAGGCGATCCCTCGAGATAGTGTCGTCGCCGTCGACGCAGGTGGGTTCCGACTGTGGGCGTTGGTCGCGTTCGAGGCTTACGCGCCACGCGACTACGTCAACCCTGGTTCGTGGGCGACGATGGGGACCGGTGTCCCGTCGGCGATCGGTGCGGCCGTCGCCAACCCCGACCAGGACATCGTTGCGATCACTGGCGATGGCGGTCTCATGATGTGTGTCCACGAACTTCACACGATCGCGGACGAGGGACTGGACGTCACGGTCGTCGTCCTCGACAACGACGATTACGCGATCATCAGCGAGGAGGCCGAACGTAGCTACCGGATGGACGCCGGCGAGTACGGCTGGAGTGAGACGCCGATCGACTTCCAGTCGGTCGCCGGCGGGATGGGACTCGAGACGAGACGAGCCGAGACGCCGGCCGAAATCGCCGAGACGGTCGGCGACGCCATCGGGACTGCTGGCCCGGTACTCGTCGAGATTCCGACCGATCCGTACGAGCCACAGTCGGGTGTCTGGATGAACGAATCGTGA
- a CDS encoding MFS transporter encodes MSTEQVGEMTDNDRSITGFVMISHAVVHTYELSIPILMVIWITEFGVSTAILGTAVAVGYGLFGIGALPAGVLVDRFGSRELVLACLAGMGGSFLLLSAAQGIVTITLALCVWGIAASVYHPAGLSLISTGVEQRGTGFAYHGMAGNFGIAFGPLLTAVLLLFFDWRLVTALLVAPAMIAIAYAVTASFDETAAVETDGGSIEDDRDSPSSLSAFVADSRALFTLGFTVVMLVVMMNGLFYRGTLTFLPDVLSDFLPDVTAQLQLFDPDSPMAEEFDPASYLYAGLLMVGMAGQYVGGKLTDRIPTETGLAVIFGSLAVVAVLFVPAAQAGTTTLVLVSVVLGFLLFSLQPMYQATIAEYSPPGDRGLSYGYTYLVVFGIGATGAAIAGYLLEVTTVMGTFVALAAFPVLGCLFALLLYRYGERR; translated from the coding sequence ATGAGTACGGAGCAGGTTGGTGAGATGACCGACAACGACAGGTCGATCACGGGATTCGTGATGATCTCGCACGCGGTCGTCCACACCTACGAACTCTCGATTCCGATCCTGATGGTGATCTGGATCACCGAGTTCGGCGTGAGTACGGCGATACTCGGGACTGCCGTCGCGGTCGGCTACGGGCTGTTCGGTATCGGCGCGCTTCCGGCCGGCGTTCTCGTCGATAGGTTCGGTTCGCGGGAGCTCGTGTTGGCCTGTCTCGCCGGGATGGGGGGGTCGTTCCTCCTGTTGAGCGCGGCCCAGGGAATCGTAACGATCACGCTTGCACTCTGTGTCTGGGGAATCGCAGCGAGCGTGTACCACCCTGCAGGTCTGTCGCTGATCTCGACCGGCGTCGAGCAACGCGGTACCGGCTTCGCCTACCACGGGATGGCTGGCAACTTCGGTATCGCGTTCGGGCCGTTGCTCACTGCGGTGTTGTTGCTGTTTTTCGACTGGCGACTCGTCACTGCTTTGCTGGTCGCCCCAGCCATGATCGCGATCGCCTACGCTGTCACTGCAAGCTTCGACGAGACCGCCGCGGTCGAGACCGACGGTGGCAGCATCGAAGACGACCGTGATAGTCCAAGTTCGCTCTCGGCGTTCGTCGCCGACAGCAGGGCGCTGTTCACGCTCGGGTTCACAGTCGTCATGCTCGTCGTGATGATGAACGGACTGTTCTACCGCGGGACGCTTACGTTTCTCCCTGACGTCTTGAGTGACTTTCTGCCGGACGTGACAGCACAACTCCAGTTGTTCGATCCGGACAGCCCGATGGCAGAGGAGTTCGACCCTGCGTCGTATCTCTATGCCGGACTGCTGATGGTCGGGATGGCCGGCCAGTACGTCGGTGGAAAGCTGACCGACCGCATCCCGACCGAAACCGGGCTCGCGGTGATCTTTGGCTCGCTCGCCGTCGTCGCCGTCCTGTTCGTCCCCGCAGCACAGGCCGGCACGACGACGCTGGTCCTCGTCAGTGTGGTACTCGGTTTCCTGCTTTTCTCCCTGCAGCCGATGTACCAGGCGACGATCGCCGAGTACAGCCCGCCCGGCGATCGGGGACTCTCGTACGGTTACACCTATCTCGTCGTCTTCGGCATCGGCGCGACCGGAGCAGCTATCGCCGGCTACTTGCTCGAGGTGACGACGGTTATGGGAACGTTCGTCGCACTCGCTGCGTTCCCTGTTCTGGGGTGTCTGTTCGCGCTCTTGCTGTACCGGTACGGCGAGCGACGCTGA